A stretch of the bacterium genome encodes the following:
- a CDS encoding DPP IV N-terminal domain-containing protein, whose protein sequence is EGNYDIYLLDIPTLMLTIFHSPEDEISARFAPDERILFVRAGYDAHIMWIMDIDGENQQMIGEGRYPQFSPDGNSIIFSKPGSDYEIFIMNKDGTNIRKLTDNDIDDIEPTFSPDGNTIAYNSNNNIYTMNKDGGNQTKVITNGTNPSFSPDGNSLAFIFGNTLYTTNLQTGELKEIGEGIKAISWSCGSVENKKPIPVIK, encoded by the coding sequence AAGAAGGAAACTATGACATTTACCTTCTTGATATTCCAACCTTAATGCTAACAATATTTCATAGCCCAGAAGATGAGATATCTGCAAGATTTGCACCCGATGAAAGAATACTATTTGTAAGGGCTGGTTATGATGCTCATATTATGTGGATTATGGACATAGATGGAGAAAACCAACAAATGATAGGAGAGGGAAGATACCCTCAATTCTCCCCAGATGGAAATAGCATAATCTTCTCCAAACCAGGCTCTGACTATGAAATATTTATAATGAACAAAGATGGAACAAATATCAGAAAACTTACAGATAATGATATTGATGACATAGAACCAACATTCTCACCTGATGGAAATACAATCGCCTATAACTCCAACAACAACATCTACACAATGAATAAGGATGGAGGAAACCAAACAAAGGTAATAACAAATGGAACAAATCCAAGCTTCTCTCCAGATGGTAACTCCCTTGCCTTTATATTCGGAAACACCCTCTATACCACAAACCTACAAACTGGTGAGCTAAAGGAAATAGGAGAAGGAATAAAGGCAATATCCTGGTCTTGTGGAAGTGTGGAAAACAAAAAGCCTATTCCAGTAATAAAATGA